From a region of the Candida albicans SC5314 chromosome 1, complete sequence genome:
- the CTN1 gene encoding carnitine O-acetyltransferase (Carnitine acetyl transferase; required for growth on nonfermentable carbon sources, not for hyphal growth or virulence in mice; induced in macrophage; macrophage/pseudohyphal-repressed after 16 hr; rat catheter, Spider biofilm induced), with protein sequence MSTYRFQETLEKLPIPDLVQTCNAYLEALKPLQTEQEHENTKIAVDKFLNGSNSKTTNNGVVTGSGIGHYLDRELRQYAKTRPSYIEQFWYDSYLNYDSPVVLNLNPFFLLEDDPFTNESSSINPQVKRATNLTLSSLKFIQALKNETLSVDTLKNGKPLCMYQYTKLFGASRIPSQEGCMMQSDPLSNHIVVMSKSQFYWFDVLDSHNNLILNEAELNINFNSIIRDSLNTPSDEIAKSSFGVLTTENRRVWANVRNNLIGNNTINREVLSIIDSALFILCFDDIAIDDLSELSKNMLCGLSILDNGIQVGTCTNRWYDKLQIIVTKNAKAGINFEHTGVDGHTVLRFVSDIYTDSILSFANSINNNAPSLWKSTTKNDVPDYELEEELITIPRKLEWDLTPDLSLVLRFGETRLSDLINQNEFRHLEFKNYGSSQIKKMKFSPDAFVQMAFQATYYALYGKVECTYEPAMTKQYYHGRTEAIRTVSQESNLFVRKFFDSTVSMKEKLQYLSDACKKHSEKTRMSSMGQGVDRYLYAMFCIWKRYLQDYEEEQQQQQHPVEEGSGGEQQMEAVGLSRDDTIVVQMDGEHDDDDSTTVVGTNGGKNLHASGSHGNNDIYDNFDLLKTVPELFADSGWDKLNSTIISTSNCGNPSLRLFGFGPVSANGFGIGYILKDDSISICASSKHRQTQRFLVTLNSYLLEIQSIWKQVETMNKLQDELALKIDISKKQKETEEEQARPKHNINALLGGYGYFDMGEEDIKSRGQSPEPPFLNRANSSFSVREIGKKLRLSEY encoded by the coding sequence ATGTCAACTTATAGATTTCAAGAAACATTGGAAAAACTTCCTATTCCTGATTTAGTTCAAACTTGTAATGCATATCTCGAGGCATTAAAACCTTTGCAAACTGAACAAGAACATGAAAATACCAAAATTGCCGTGGACAAATTTCTCAATGGTAGCAATTCCAAAACCACTAATAATGGAGTGGTTACAGGAAGTGGTATTGGTCATTATTTAGATCGAGAATTGCGTCAATATGCTAAAACTAGACCTAGTTATATCGAACAATTTTGGTATGATtcatatttgaattatgATTCCCCCGTTgtattaaatttaaatccattttttcttttagaaGATGATCCATTTACTAATGAATCAAGTAGTATTAATCCTCAAGTTAAACGTGCTACCAATTTAactttatcatcattaaaattcattcaagcattgaaaaatgaaactttAAGCGTTGatacattgaaaaatgggaAACCGTTATGTATGTATCAATATACTAAATTATTTGGTGCTTCAAGAATTCCATCTCAAGAGGGATGTATGATGCAATCTGATCCTTTATCTAAtcatattgttgttatgtCAAAGTCGCAATTTTATTGGTTTGATGTATTGGATTCtcataataatttgatattaaatGAGGCGGAATTgaatattaattttaattcaatcaTTCGTGATTCTTTAAATACTCCTTCAGATGAAATTGCTAAATCGTCGTTTGGGGTATTGACTACGGAAAATAGACGTGTTTGGGCCAATGTCAGAAACAATTTGATTGGTAATAATACCATTAATCGTGAGGTGTTATCGATTATTGATTCAGcgttatttattttatgttttgatgatattgccattgatgatttatcaGAATTGTCGAAAAATATGCTTTGTGGATTATCTATATTAGATAATGGTATCCAAGTTGGTACTTGTACTAATCGTTGGTATGATAAATTACAAATTATTGTTACCAAGAATGCTAAAGCAGGGATTAATTTTGAACATACTGGTGTTGATGGTCATACTGTTTTACGATTTGTAAGTGATATTTATactgattcaattttatccTTTGCTAATTCCATTAACAACAATGCTCCTTCATTATGGAAATCCACTACTAAAAATGATGTTCCCGATTATgaattggaagaagaattgattaCTATTCCACGTAAATTGGAATGGGATTTAACACCTGATTTATCATTGGTTTTAAGATTTGGTGAAACTAGATTGTCGgatttaatcaatcaaaatgaATTCCGTCATTtagaatttaaaaattatgGTTCTTcccaaattaaaaaaatgaaattttcacCAGATGCTTTTGTTCAAATGGCATTCCAAGCAACTTATTATGCTCTTTATGGTAAAGTTGAATGTACTTATGAGCCAGCCATGACCAAACAATATTATCATGGTCGTACTGAAGCCATTCGTACTGTTTCTcaagaatcaaatttatttgttcGAAAATTTTTCGATTCAACAGTATCAATGAAGGAAAAATTACAATATTTATCTGATGCTTGTAAGAAACATTCTGAAAAGACAAGAATGAGTTCTATGGGTCAAGGTGTTGATCGTTATTTATATGCAATGTTTTGTATTTGGAAAAGATATTTACAAGATTATGAAGAagagcaacaacaacaacaacacccAGTTGAAGAAGGAAGTGGTGGTGAACAACAGATGGAAGCAGTAGGGTTATCTAGAGATGATACCATAGTTGTTCAAATGGATGGTGAAcatgacgatgatgattcaACAACTGTTGTTGGAACCAATGGTGGTAAAAACCTTCATGCATCTGGATCTCATGGTAATAACGATATCtatgataattttgatttattaaaaacaGTACCAGAATTATTTGCTGATTCAGGTTGGGATAAATTAAACAGCACAATTATTTCTACATCCAATTGTGGTAATCCATCGTTAAGATTGTTTGGATTTGGTCCAGTTTCTGCTAATGGGTTTGGTATTGGTTATATTCTTAAAgatgattcaatttcaatttgtgcTAGTTCCAAACATCGTCAAACTCAAAGATTTTTGGTGACATTGAATTCGTATTTATTGGAAATTCAAAGTATTTGGAAACAAGTGGAAACCATGAATAAATTGCAGGATGAATTGGCATTGAAGATTGATATTagtaaaaaacaaaaagaaacagaagAGGAACAAGCTAGACCAAAACACAATATTAATGCATTATTGGGAGGTTATGGATATTTTGATATGGGCGAAGAAGATATTAAAAGTAGAGGACAATCTCCTGAACCACCATTTTTAAACCGAGCAAATTCAAGTTTTAGTGTTCGTGAAATTGGTAAAAAATTACGATTAAGTGAATATTAA
- the ARP8 gene encoding Arp8p (Putative chromatin-remodeling enzyme complex protein; mutation confers hypersensitivity to toxic ergosterol analog, and to amphotericin B; rat catheter biofilm induced; sequence variation between haplotype A and haplotype B alleles within strain SC5314) has protein sequence MRKTKLNANSLKHSTTNQKITQYEEKNRQHHCHHQNNNNLLIQLKQSNSLTMSDAINPPTSPYSVDIDMIDDSGAATPILSSQADDIILPSEDPESPTNPNATGTSSSTTTNTATNKINAGGATTTSTTKSSSSSSSSGGGVIGDSESSAQKRHKPGPTAGKRPSAETLQRRKEGRIKAAATLAQNLAKTGIGRFENENGFNLTSIKPISVINQKNYFTDYLKKDEQVSFIRNWRQERALQQKMKKLKQQQQQNNQQNNQQQLDNGEKKETKNFDDFNLNDIELEMKKEMAVSGGTTTTGAGNDDDEEVDDEENETEEVRQEKAKIGEDVIVLQPGSRYIRIGKATDAVPLVIPNVIAVKKNLTNIVNPHGDDSGIKYPKRKLKQPKPSSSTNKHDQDDENEEELEYYIDEEFDEQKAIVTKDFRARMRYYKRRILPNSRETVINFNKRQVSEKIEDHNDPNKKEWINPDKQTNKRFFVGEDALNLATKNPNQVNTSKDGESQWILRYPMINGNFNENSYYYESREEILGDICNIIFDALNQLEITTDVNKYKVMLLIPDLYDKAYVETWCQLLLKFIGFGKVGIIQESIATTFGATMSTACVVDVGAQTTKISCVDEGMIISDSRVLLNYGGDNITETFVKLLIEDQFPYRDINLINAIDWELAQNLKEKYITFQDADIAIQLYEFYKRKPFESTEKFTFKIFDEVMLAPMGLFFPKLFQITGNKHPSIPNYYTSKNPTKSTVENLFSKSLDQYNNKPNNPKSKSQDQLKSKNQLNYCDLTDEELLLKLINQNDNENDTTEKDDEHQHQSQVNGTSTTTTSKTKNNEDQLLSSNFDGEDERLVEVPLEKAIIESITNAGLSSDLTKLKKFYDNIIIVGGGLSKINGYDLILNDRLNIWRPRILSTSAIDLIIKYLNEEIKKNLLKKENLIEIEQERIKQEMESTMSGDNNNSTTNNNNNQEETTAQNNNINVSEIEVPEDIMERINNETELKLDLDYIEELIEENGQFLSMNIVPTPREFDPSMINWKGGSVYSRLKVVNEMWITQNDWDLLGSRSLYYKSIFNY, from the coding sequence ATGCGAAAGACAAAATTGAACGCAAACTCTCTCAAACATTCAACAACgaaccaaaaaataactcaatatgaagaaaaaaatagacAACACCATTGTCATcaccaaaacaacaacaacctcTTAATATAACTATAgcaatcaaattcattaacaatGCTGGATGCAATTAATCCTCCTACATCGCCTTACTCGGTAGATATTGATATGATTGATGATTCAGGTGCTGCAACACCTATTTTATCATCTCAAGCTGATGATATTATTCTTCCATCAGAAGATCCAGAATCGCCAACTAATCCAAATGCTACTGGTACTTCATCATCTACTACCACTAATACTGCTACTAACAAGATAAATGCAGGTGGTGCCACCACAACCTCGACGACaaaatcttcatcttcatcatcttcatctgGTGGTGGAGTTATTGGAGATTCGGAATCATCAGCACAGAAGAGACATAAACCAGGTCCAACAGCAGGTAAAAGACCGAGTGCAGAAACATTACAACGTCGTAAAGAAGGACGAATTAAAGCTGCAGCAACTTTGGCACAAAATTTGGCTAAAACTGGGATTggaagatttgaaaatgaaaatggtttcaatttaaCTAGTATTAAACCAATTCTGGTgattaatcaaaaaaattattttactgattatttgaaaaaagatgaaCAAGTTAGTTTTATTAGAAATTGGCGTCAAGAAAGGGCattacaacaaaaaatgaaaaaactcaaacaacaacaacaacaaaataatcaacaaaacaatcaacaacaattagaTAATGGAGAGAAAAAAGAGACTAAgaattttgatgattttaatttgaatgatattgaacttgaaatgaaaaaagaaatggcTGTTAGTGGTGGAACCACAACCACTGGTGCTggaaatgatgatgatgaagaagttgatgatgaagaaaatgaaacagAAGAAGTTCGACAAGAAAAGGCGAAAATTGGAGAAGATGTGATAGTTTTACAACCAGGATCAAGATATATTAGAATTGGCAAAGCTACTGATGCGGTACCATTAGTTATTCCTAATGTGATTGCCGTTAAGAAAAACCTCACCAATATCGTCAACCCGCATGGCGATGATAGCGGAATCAAATatccaaaaagaaaattaaaacaacCTAAACCTAGTAGTAGTACTAATAAGCATGACcaagatgatgaaaatgaagaagaattagagTATTATATcgatgaagaatttgatgaacAAAAAGCAATTGTCACAAAAGATTTCCGAGCTAGAATGAGGTATTATAAACGAAGAATATTACCTAATTCACGAGAAACAGtgattaattttaataaacgGCAAGTATCGGAGAAAATTGAGGATCATAATGATCCCAATAAAAAGGAATGGATTAATCCtgacaaacaaacaaataaacgGTTTTTTGTTGGAGAAGATGCATTGAATTTGGCAACAAAAAACCCCAATCAAGTAAATACAAGTAAAGATGGCGAATCACAATGGATTTTAAGATATCCAATGATTAATGGTAATTTCAATGAAAATTCCTATTATTATGAATCAAGAGAAGAGATCTTGGGGGATATTTGtaatattatatttgatGCTCTTAATCAATTGGAGATCACTACTGatgttaataaatataaagtGATGTTATTAATTCCTGATTTATATGATAAAGCATATGTTGAAACTTGGtgtcaattattattaaaatttatcGGGTTTGGGAAAGTTGGAATAATTCAAGAATCAATAGCGACAACATTTGGAGCCACAATGTCGACGGCCtgtgttgttgatgttggaGCACAGACGACAAAAATCAGTTGTGTTGATGAAGGAATGATTATTAGTGATTCAAGggttttattaaattatggTGGAGATAACATAACAGAGACAtttgttaaattattaattgagGATCAATTCCCTTATAGAGAcattaatttaattaatgcTATAGATTGGGAATTGGCGCAAAatctaaaagaaaaatatattacTTTCCAAGATGCTGATATTGCTATACAATTATATGAATTTTATAAACGCAAGCCATTTGAATCCACAGAAAAATTCacatttaaaatatttgatgaagTTATGTTAGCTCCCATGGGATTATTTTTCCCtaaattatttcaaatcacTGGCAATAAACATCCATCAATACCAAATTATTATACACTGAAGAACCCTACAAAATCAACGGTGGAAAATTTGTTTAGTAAATCATTGGATCAATATAATAACAAACCAAATAATCCCAAGAGTAAATCACAAGATCAAttaaaactgaaaaatcaattaaattattgtGATTTAACTGATGAAGAGTTATTActaaaattgatcaatcaaaatgataatgaaaatgacaCAACAGAAAAAGATGACgaacatcaacatcaaagTCAAGTGAATGGTACTAGTACCACCACAACTagcaaaacaaaaaacaatgaGGATCAATTATTGTCTTCTAACTTTGATGGTGAAGATGAACGATTAGTTGAAGTACCATTAGAAAAGgcaattattgaatcaattacTAATGCTGGATTATCAAGTGatttaacaaaattgaaaaaattttatgataatataataatagttGGTGGAGGTTTAAGTAAAATTAATGGgtatgatttaattttaaatgatcGATTAAATATTTGGCGACCAAGAATTTTATCAACTTCagcaattgatttaataattaaatatttaaatgaagaaattaaaaagaatttattgaaaaaagagaatttaattgaaattgaacaagaaaGGATTAAACAAGAGATGGAATCAACAATGAGCGgtgacaacaacaactccaccaccaacaacaataataaccaagaagaaacaactgcacaaaacaataacatAAATGTTAGTGAGATTGAAGTACCAGAAGATATAATGGAAAgaatcaataatgaaacaGAATTGAAACTAGATTTAGATtatattgaagaattaattgaagaaaatggtCAATTCTTATCAATGAATATTGTTCCAACACCTAGGGAATTTGATCCATCAATGATTAATTGGAAAGGTGGTAGTGTTTATTCAAGATTAAAAGTTGTTAATGAAATGTGGATTACTCAAAATGATTGGGATTTATTGGGTAGTCGAAGTTTATATTATAAAAGTATTTTCAACTACTAA
- a CDS encoding uncharacterized protein (Protein of unknown function; flow model biofilm induced; Spider biofilm induced) yields the protein MSTTSATTGSSTASATGSSNPGNILIADLPPPLHSHTSPSIALSIKLNQDFIHQLKSHMAKSPSSSSGNKVKLVVKNGQVSIKLNEQIQYPCLKFPENLTIDVYSNNNYDGRIINKLTVVTDSKKIKQYNNSNSVGNDTEKDREANSNVITPISTPRDLHTPIIPSNNNRKEKPLSPQKQKSVMDVYGGKSHNPYKVLNDGGDSRKPLDPMPTIFKKFLHLVALGPITLSHILTILDCDKEEIYKWLTDYGQKYNPNDQFIQQDKFPYSDYNYGDDNDSNSKFVKDNNYGLKTSFILKDKSYKELLPWKWPYTDYERALVLNNVNNALTRIGFSLTHPLRKKIINNDNESNNKSTSNNNGEEKARSLGGGLLVSKKKFPIKPPVASTPPPPQQQPQQQKSTTTTTTITTSPKSSTNTIELNKKGNRINKSISKSPSGINTPSSSSDISSKSSKSRKRKLSTSSSSSSSNSSLSDDNLTSNIGSTSINSTNYKSNYNSPPSEQEFDDHYYSSSSSSSTTTNSTFALSNQDQHNLSSSSSSTSKMDYYTNLANKFRIKYKEYSQLYNHLLTNSSTNDNDGSNTNYKKNLMKLFELHQLLSQWKKLLWDFDKDLKLKQNLNQLHVQKRDNKTVSTTTTTTTRNSNSASSTSGASGGNKSPSKKRKLVMDY from the coding sequence ATGTCTACAACTAGTGCTACTACAGGTAGTAGTACTGCTAGCGCTACTGGTTCTAGTAATCCTGGTAATATACTAATAGCGGATTTACCTCCACCACTACATTCTCACACTTCCCCTAGTATTGCattatcaatcaaattaaatcaagatttcattcatcaattaaaatcaCATATGGCAAAATcaccttcttcttcttctggtAATAAAGTTAAATTGGTGGTTAAAAATGGTCAAGTATctattaaattaaatgaacAAATACAATATCCATGTTTGAAATTCCCCGAGAATTTAACTATTGATGTATATTCTAACAATAATTATGATGGAagaataattaataaattgaccGTGGTCACTGattccaaaaaaatcaaacagtacaacaatagtaatagtGTTGGTAATGATACTGAAAAGGATCGTGAGGCCAATTCCAACGTTATAACTCCTATAAGCACTCCTAGGGATTTGCATACTCCTATTATACCGTCTAACAATAACAGGAAAGAAAAGCCGTTATCACcgcaaaaacaaaaatccGTAATGGATGTTTATGGTGGTAAATCTCATAATCCATACAAAGTATTGAATGATGGTGGTGACAGTAGGAAACCCCTTGATCCAATGCCAACaattttcaagaaatttctACATTTAGTAGCATTAGGACCGATTACATTATCTCATATTCTAACTATACTAGATTGtgataaagaagaaatttaCAAGTGGTTAACTGATTATGGACAGAAATATAATCCTAAtgatcaatttattcaGCAAGATAAATTTCCTTATAGTGATTATAATTAtggtgatgataatgatagtAATTCTAAATTCGTCaaagataataattatGGATTGAAGAcaagttttattttgaaagataAGAGttataaagaattattacCTTGGAAATGGCCATATACTGATTATGAAAGAGCTTTAGTGTTGAATAATGTTAATAATGCCTTGACAAGAATTGGATTTTCTTTAACTCATCCATTAAGAAAGAAgatcattaataatgataatgaatctAATAATAAGAGTACCAGTAATAATAACGGTGAAGAAAAGGCTAGGAGTCTTGGCGGTGGATTGTTAGTGtcgaaaaagaaatttccAATTAAACCACCAGTAGCGAGTAccccaccaccaccacaacaacaacctcaacaacaaaaatctacaactacaactacaactatAACTACATCACCAAAATCATCGACTAAcacaattgaattgaacaaaaaaggGAATAGAATCAATAAACTGATTTCAAAAAGTCCTAGTGGAATAAATACCCCACTGAGCAGTAGTGATATTTCATctaaatcttcaaaatcaaggaaaagaaaattatcaacTTCTAGTTCCAGTTCAAgttccaattcttcattatctgatgataatttaacATCAAACATTGGTAGTACTAGTATCAATTCAACTAATTATAAACTGAATTATAATTCACCTCCTTCAgaacaagaatttgatgatcattattattcttcatcatcatcgtcgtcaACTACCACCAATTCCACTTTTGCATTATCTAATCAAGATCAACATAActtatcatcatcttcttctagTACATCGAAAATGGATTATTATACTAATTTGGCTAATAAATTTAGaatcaaatataaagaatattctcaattatataatcatttattaacaaattcttcaacaaatgataatgatggtAGTAATACAAATTataagaaaaatttaatgaaattatttgaattacatcaattattaagtcaatggaaaaaattattatgggattttgataaagatttaaaattaaaacaaaatttgaatcaattacaCGTTCAAAAAAGGGATAATAAAACTGTTAGtactacaactacaacaacaacaaggaATAGCAATAGTGCCAGTTCTACTAGTGGTGCCAGTGGTGGGAATAAAAGTCCTTCGAAAAAACGGAAATTAGTTATGGATTATTAA
- a CDS encoding uncharacterized protein (Predicted MFS membrane transporter, member of the drug:proton antiporter (12 spanner) (DHA1) family; flow model biofilm induced): MTKKMAKISFREQMKGFPLWQMFVISCIRFSEPIAFTSLFPYVYFMIRDFNIAPHSTDIAKYSGYLSASFAFCQFFCCVQWGKASDKYGRKKILLMGLLGTAVSMIIFGFSPNFWVAVFARSLMGCLNGNIAVLRTAIGEIATHKNHQSIAFSTLPLLWNFGAVIGPIIGGSKYFTRPKQRNDIDNYQSGELSRLGKIFMLMAQDPQSPSSNDSDNLYNRFMNKYPYALSNIVIAGILMFSFIMGFLFLEETHSRTKNKRDIGLEIGDFILNKLGYETPTRPWQRTKRSRIEPNVEQSQLTQDSSDTISSLSSDDDNSNPEIERLIVAPQPLYNSVDDDNEDVHENDRESIDDEDNKYVGPVPRRYSDALVRRYSSAQLGPVLSHTISNTSVISTNVEQKFTRDIFTPSVVSAMTVNFFLSFHTVVYSEFLPVMLAGELKPDKSKLPFKLVGGFGYDSDTIGNLLSFTGLIGTLSVMFVFPFLDRHYRPITSLRASQIIFPILYPVLPYLVFTHHVYNSANPPWLTKTLLYVLCCILTASNAVGFPNIIVLIHRSSPEQHRAFINGTSLSLNSLARFLGPMLWGYVMTISEVLEIGELSWILLGGLSLICCTYAFIMKDNEDDEDDLIAEDNV; the protein is encoded by the coding sequence atgacaaaaaaaatggcaAAGATCTCTTTCCGAGAACAAATGAAAGGTTTCCCACTTTGGCAAATGTTTGTCATTAGTTGTATTCGATTTTCTGAACCAATAGCATTCACATCATTATTCCCCTATGTCTATTTTATGATTCGAGATTTCAATATCGCTCCTCATTCAACTGATATCGCCAAATATTCTGGTTATTTATCTGCATCATTTGCGttttgtcaatttttctGTTGTGTACAATGGGGAAAAGCATCCGATAAATATGGTcgcaaaaaaattttattaatggGGTTGTTGGGGACAGCAGTATCAATGATTATATTTGGGTTTTCACCCAATTTCTGGGTTGCAGTGTTTGCTAGATCTCTTATGGGATGTTTAAATGGTAATATAGCAGTATTGAGAACTGCTATTGGAGAAATCGCTACTCATAAAAAccatcaatcaattgcaTTCAGTACATTACCATTGCTTTGGAACTTTGGTGCCGTTATTGGGCCCATAATTGGCGGATCTAAATATTTTACCCGCCCTAAACAAAgaaatgatattgataattatcAACTGGGGGAGTTACTGAGATTAGGAAAGATTTTTATGTTAATGGCTCAAGATCCTCAGCTGCCAAGTAGTAATGATAGTGACAACTTATACAACAGATTCATGAACAAATACCCATATGCATTATCTAATATTGTTATTGCTGGAATATTAATGTTTAGTTTTATAATGGggtttttatttcttgaaGAAACTCATTCTCGtacaaaaaacaaaagagaTATAGGTTTAGAAATTGGAGATTTTATTCTAAATAAACTAGGTTATGAGACGCCAACTAGACCTTGGCAAAGGACTAAACGCTCTAGAATTGAACCAAATGTTGAACAATCACAATTAACCCAGGATAGTTCTGATACTATATCATCGTTATCAAGTGATGACGACAACTCCAACCcagaaattgaaagattaATTGTTGCTCCTCAACCATTATATAATTCGGTTGACGACGATAATGAAGACGTCCATGAAAATGATCgagaatcaattgatgatgaagataacAAATATGTTGGACCAGTGCCCAGACGATATTCTGATGCCTTAGTGAGACGTTATTCTTCAGCGCAATTAGGACCTGTTTTATCTCATACAATATCAAACACTTCAGTTATTTCAACTAATGTAGAACAGAAATTCACTCGTGATATTTTCACTCCATCTGTGGTACTGGCCATGACTgtgaatttctttttatcgTTCCACACAGTTGTTTATTCTGAATTTTTACCAGTAATGCTTGCTGGGGAATTAAAGCCAGATAAACTGAAATTGCCTTTTAAGTTAGTGGGAGGATTTGGATATGACAGTGATACCATTGGTAATCTTTTATCTTTCACAGGATTAATTGGTACATTATCTGTGATGTTTGTTTTCCCGTTCCTTGATCGTCATTATCGACCAATTACTAGTTTAAGAGCCTCACAAATAATTTTCCCCATTCTATACCCAGTTTTACCATATTTAGTGTTTACCCACCATGTATATAATAGTGCCAACCCACCGTGGTTGACAAAGACATTACTTTACGTGTTATGTTGTATCTTAACTGCTTCAAATGCCGTTGGATTCCCCAATATCATCGTATTAATTCATCGTTCATCACCAGAACAGCATCGTGCATTCATAAATGGAACATCATTAAGTTTAAATTCATTAGCTCGGTTTTTAGGACCAATGCTTTGGGGGTATGTCATGACTATTAGTGAAGTTTTAGAAATTGGGGAATTATCATGGATATTGTTGGGTGGATTatcattgatttgttgtACTTATGCGTTTATCATGaaagataatgaagatgatgaagatgatctAATCGCTGAAGATAATGTATAG